Genomic segment of Desertibacillus haloalkaliphilus:
TCAAACTCTAACATTTAAGGTCCCCCTAATCAATCGTGTATGCCATCATATGAGTTATATTTCATTATTCAAAAAAGACTTTTAGCCATTTCTTCATCTTCTTTTTTATCCCAGGGTCTTCCTTCGATTTCTTTTCTTCATTTTCCTGCTTATTTACTGGTTTTTCTACCTCTTCGGCAGAAGAAACTGAAGAAGCAACCTCTTTCCCTTGGATCTTCACATTCCGATAAGCGAACTGAATTAAACCAACACCCGTTGTATATTGAGGTTCTCGAACTCCAATATAGTCAGGGATCGCAACGCGAACATTACTTTCTAAAATTTCCTTAGCTAACTCAAGTACGCCAGGAATCATAACCGATCCACCTGTTAACACATAGCCACCCGGTAGATTATCATACCCTAGGCGGCGAATTTCATTTTCAATTAATTCAATGATTTCTTCCATCCGTGGTTCGATAATATGAGCCAGTTCGAACTGTGAAAACGTCTCATCTTCATTGCTACCAATAGTCGTAACTGTAAATGTTTCTTCATCAGAAGCTTCATCAATATAAGCATGACCATGCTTTCGTTTGATTCGTTCCGCTTCCTCTGTTGTGGTTTTCAAACCAACCGAGATATCGTTGGTGATATGGTCACCACCGATAGGTAGGACAGATGTCGCCTGCAGGACACCGTGCTCAAAAACTGAGACCGTGACTGATCCGCCACCGATATCAACAAGCGCAACACCTAACCCTTTTTCGTCTTTTGATATAGCAACGGCTCCAGCCGCTAGCGGCTGTAAGCAAATATCAGCAATTTGTAAGCCAGCACGTTCAACGCAACGTAATAAATTATGTAAAATTGTTTTCGAACCTGTAATGATTGTTCCTTCCATTTCAAGTCGAACCCCAATCATCCCTCTTGGGTCATTAATTTCTTCCAAGCCATCAACAATAAATTGTTTTGGGATAACATCAATAATTTCTCTCTCAGGTGGAATCGAAACAACTTGTGCTGCATCAATCACACGTCCGATATCTTCATCTCCAATTTCCCTATCTGAGCTTGATACAGCGACAACACCATGACAAGGCTGCAACTGTACGTGATTACCATTTACGCCGACAATCACTTGATTAATTGATAAGCCAATCATCCGTTCAGCCTCTTCAACGGCTCTACGTATCGATTGTACTGTTTCGTCAATATCTACGATTGAGCCTTTTTTTATCCCTTCAGAACTTGCATTACCGACACCAATAATATTTAATGAGCCATTCGCCATTTCTCCAATGATTATCCTAACATTGGATGTACCGATGTCTAAACTAACATAAATCTCATTGCTGTTCACTCTGTGGCACCTCCTTTAATTATGTATAGCGCTGTATTCGTTGCTATATTTTTTTCGTACACGTAATTGCTAAATGTCATGCGACTTACGAGTCGTAGTATTTCGTAGTAAGAAATGTATTCAACATTTGTTATGCATTCCCTTTTTTAATTTTACATTTTTTCGAATCATCGTCATATATTGTTAATAAAAGTTCCTTTTCACAAAGACGTGCTGTTTTCTCTTCGAGTTTTCCATTGTGAAAGTAATATACGACGAATGACAGCAATATTGTTAAAAAGTCGAACACCGAATGCAAAAATTGCTGCTAAATATAAGTCTACACCAAGATGAACACCTAGAAAAGCTAAACCTGCAGCAAGTAAAATATTGAAAAAGAAACCAGTGACAAAGACCGTAGCCTCAAAATTTTGCTGCAGGTGGGCACGAATCCCACCAAATAACGTGTCTAAAGCTGCAAGTACAGCGATTGACAAATAATTCGAATATTCATTCGGCACACGGAACTCGGTCATAAACCCTAACAAAAGACCTATAAGTAGCCCTAGTAGAGGTAACCACATTGCTACGAATCCCCCTCTCTTACTTGCTCCATATATCGAACTCTGATCGTTTGTTCGTAAGGAGGTAATGTTAATTCATTAATGGGCGTTGATGTCAGTTCTAAATTCTCAATTGCAAAGTAATCTACCGATTCAGATACGACCATTTGGTTATGTAGCTTCTCGGCATCATCGGAGAGTACTTTAATTTCAAGTGGCAAAGGGGGGATCCGACGCCCATTGACATGAGTAATACCGTTAACATCTCGAAATGCCGTTGTTGATACGACTCGTTGATCTCCTATCGCAATTCCTTGGGCATTATACATATTTAACTCGTTCATCAAGAATTGAAGGAGTTGAGGGGAAACAGTTCGATTTTGTCCACCTAGTAGACGATCATTGTAGAGTGGTTCAACAGTTAAGATGACCCCTTCTCCAGTCACTTCGGTTATTCCCGCCTCTTCACGCAATTCATCAAGTGCCTCCTCAATAAATAAATCCACATTTTCACTTTGATCAAGTAAATAATTGTCTCGTTGTGCCTCGTACCTTTCGATCTCTTCTAGGAGCTGTTGATATCTTTCCTGCTCTAGTTTAAGTTCCTCTCGTAATTCTAAAACATTTCTTGTATCACGAACGACCGGTTCTTTCGTCGTTTGAAATTGAATCGCCAACATAAAACCAATAACAGCTAAAATGAGAGTAAAAACGACTCGATGATCCTTCATTCGTTTCACCCCTTCTCAGACAAAAACGGATCAAGAACGATGTTATCCCTTTTTTGTATTCGCACTTCAATTTGATCATTGACAAGCTGATCCTTAACTCCACCAATGATATTTAACGATTGTTCAAATTTATCCGGGTCACCAATCGCTGTAATCACAAACGGAGCATAAGATGTATGTCCATCGATCCGTATGACTGGTCCTGCGCATTGAATGTACGAATGGTGTGAAATCCGCTGACCGTTAATCGCAATTGCTTCAGCATCACTGACGATTAATTCGTGAACGACTTTATGGATATGTTGTTCATGGACGATATAATCATTCGGGTTACCCTCTTCAGGGACATAAGAATAATCAGATAAGGACACTTCAATTCCCGGCCCTTGTACCTCAACCTTTCCCGTCACTTTACGTAATTTCTCAAGATCCTCGACAAGATTAAAATAGGTTGCTTCTTGCTGTGCAATTTCTGCTTCTAACTCTCTTACATTTCGCTGCACTTGACGTAATTGCTCTTGACGATCTCGATTTGCGGTTTGTTGCATTAAAATTTCTCGACGAAGCTCATCTTCATGGCGCCACTGACTTTCACTTACCGTTGGGTCTGCTTGATTTTCATTTGCGTACTGATAAGATAGCGAGACGATAAAACCAGTCACCAGTAACACAAATGAGAGAATCACATGCTTACCTCTCACCTTCAATTTCTACTTCCTCCTCGTCTACTACACGTTCAAATTCCTCAAAATAAGGCGTCATTCTCAAGTGGATAATCCCTTCAGCTTCCGGATCAATCTCTTCGACGATCGAAGGATAAGCAGTGAACTTGTCTGAAAATTGCCGGATCGTTGACTGGACTTCAAAGCCATCGTTCATAAATAAAGTCATGCGTAATGGGTCATTTTCGGTTGGTGTATGGTAAATTTCTGAGATCCGATGAATTAACGCCTCTGGCAATTTGATTAATTCAGCAGCAAGCTCTTGTACCTCTTCCCCTTGCTCCCAATTCACAAGAATTGGAGCATCAACAGGCAAATAGTTACGGTCCATTTCATCAAGAAATGTCCCTGTTTCAATGATCGGATAATATTTCCCTTCATCCATTAAATAAGCAACGCGTGGGTATTCTAAAACTTCAATCTCTATTTTATTTGGAAAACGACGATAAACGGTTGCTTCTTTAATTTCATCAAGTGCCTCTAGAGTCGTGGCAACCACACTTCGATCTACATTCCATATACTTGTCCCTTCTGCTAGACCACTTTCAGCGATAATCAGTTCATCATTTACATAATAATGCCCAGTCACCTCAATGCTACGAATATGACTTAATGACGACTGAAAGTAAACAACAATTAAGATTAGTAGGAAGAAAATCGATAAGTAGAAAATCAAACGTCGATTTGTTCGCTGTCTGCGTTGCTCCTTCAATTTCGGAATACGGTCGTTAATTGTTATAACCTTATCATTTGCCATGATGCTTCCTCCATTGTAAAGCAATAGTATTTGACTAAAAATCAGTCGTTAGACTCACATAATACATCATATGGACGTAAAATCTCGAAAACGGCATACACGTGTTATGCCGCTACTTAAATCTTTATTTATAAAAACTGTATCATGTTTCCTGACTCGTAGATTGACCAGCACGATTGTACATAAAATAAAGAAAAGATAACGTCCAATTTTCCTTTAAATTATATCATAATCACTGCTTAAAAAGTGTACAACCGTGTTGTTTTTTAAAGTTTTTCAACTTTGTTGACCAACAATTTCAACTTCAGTCTCCATCCTTACTTGAAAGCGATCATAAACTGTACGTTTAACATGCTCAATTAGACCAAGAACATCTTCTGCTTTTGCATCTGCAACATTGACGATAAAATTCCCATGCATCTCTGAGATCTGCGCGCCACCAATCTGATATCCTTTTAACCCAGCTTTTTCAACAAGTTGGCCAGCATAATTAGGAAGCGGGTTACGAAATACGCTGCCTGCACATGGATAATTCCATGGCTGTGATTCACGGCGGTAATCCTTATTTTTTTGCATCTCTTTTACAATTTTATCGCGATCACCGGATGTTAAGTTAAAAACCGCCTCGACACAAACCCCTTTTTCTTTTTGAAGTTTCGACGTTCGATAGGAAAAATCCATCTCATCGTTTGTCAGCCATTTCATCGATCCATCTGGAAATAAAATATGCGCTTCTTTAAGTATATTTGAGATATCAGATCCATGCGCACCTGCATTCATAAAAACAGCCCCACCGACAGAGCCCGGGATACCCCCAGCAAACTCAAGACCAGATAACCCTTTCTTACTAATAATCGTCGCAAGTTTAATGAGGGAATAACCGCCTCCAACTCGTATCTCTTCACCATTTAATTCTAAATGGTCGAGACCTTCCGCTAACTTAATCACAACACCTCGTATGCCCCCATCACGGACAAGCATATTTGAGCCGCGACCAATCATGCGCCAAGGTAGCTGATGCGTCATTACAAGGTCGACAACTTTCTTAAGCTCCTCTATCGTAGCAGGTTTAATTAACACATCGGCAGGACCGCCAATTTTCCATGTCGTATGGTTAGCTAGCGGTTCATCGATATAAACATTTTCTATATTCTCCTCGTGAAGTTGATCAATAAATCGTTTCATGGTGTGTCCCCCTCCTAAACCTAAATTAGCGTTATCATTGTTAGTTTACTCTATGCGATTGTCATGCATTTAGTGTGTTAGTTCGAAAGCTCCTTCATTAAACCGTATAAATCCTGGGCTGCACGAGGCATTCCTAGGCTTTGTGAGGACTGGTGCATCTCCTCCCATTTACCGTTTGTCGTTAAGATTTCGTCAATATCTTTCATCAGTTTTTCTCCATTCATTTCCTGTTCCAGTCGTACATATGCTGCCCCTTCTTTCCTTAAGGCTTGCGCATTTTTTTCCTGATGGTTATTTGTCACATACGGACTCGGTATTAAGATACTTGGAATTCCGAGCGCTGTGATTTCAGCAAGCGATGTTGCTCCAGCTCTTGCTACCACAAGATCAACACCAGCTAATACTTCTGGCATGTTATGAATAAATGGGCGGATCAATACATTTTCGGGATTTCCTTGTTTCTTCACTTCATTCATGACGGAATCATAATGAACATCCCCTGTAACATACAAAAATTGATAATCTCTTATTTTAGCTTCAGGTAGAACTTCCAAGAAAGCTTCATTAATCGGTCTTGCCCCTCTACTTCCGCCAACGATTAGAACCGTTTTCTTTCCGTCCGCTAGACCGACAGAGGCCCTTCCCCTTTCACCATCCGTATCGATTACTTCTGTAGCTCTCGGGTTTCCCGTATAAACAACTTTTTCTTGTGGAAAATAACGAGTAGATTCCGAGAATGAAATCGCCACTTTATCGACATAACGACTTAAAAACTTATTCGTTAAGCCGGGCACACTATTTTGTTCATGTATGATCGTCGGGATGTTTAACTTCGCTGCTGCATAAACGACAGGCCCACAAACATAACCACCTGTACCAACCACGACATCCGGCCTGAAATCTTTGATCATTTTTTTAGCATCACGAACCCCTTTTAGAAAACGATAAATCGTTTTAACATTTTCTACTGATAGCTTCCTTCTAAAACCCGAAATTGTAATTGTCTTAAAGGGAATACCCTCTCTTGGTACAATTTTACTTTCTAGTCCATTTTCTGTTCCTATGTACAACAAGTCTGCATGTTCATTTGTTTTTTTTATTTCTTTGACTAAGGAAAGAGCAGGATAAATATGGCCTCCTGTTCCTCCACCGCTAATTATCACTCTCATTGAGAACCTCCATGACCCCATAGTTTTAAGCCCTTCTTTGTAAACGGTTATCATTTATTTTATTAGATAGAGCCTGTTTGAATACCCATTCTTTGACTTTCAATTTCATTACTAGAGCGTGTTCAAAAAAAGAAAAAACAGCCTTTTTTGAACAGACCCTACTACCCATTTTATCATGATTTAATAATGGATTATACATTGCTGGTTTCGAAAACTCGTGATCGTTTTCAACTATTTTTTGTAGAAAAATTCCAGCAAAAAAGCCTTGCTTGAAGGTCAAAGAGAAGTGATCTTTTCTACCCTTTAAGCAAGGCTGTTGAATTGATCGAATCATTAGTACCTGGCATAACGACTTACATTTAAAAGGACGCCAACCGCCACTAGCATTAACGTCAACGATGATCCACCATAGCTTAAGAATGGTAACGTAATCCCTGTTACAGGCATCAAGCCAGTCACAACGCCTATATTTATCATGACTTGAATCGCAATCATACCTATGATACCGACCGCTAATAAACTACCATAGAGATCTTGTGCACCAAGCGCCACGCGAATCCCTCGCCACAGCAACACACCGAAAAGGAAAATCACAAATACACCGCCAATAAATCCTAACTCCTCAGATAAAATCGCAAAAATAAAGTCCGTTTGTGGCTCCGGTAAATAGAAATACTTTTGCCTACTTTCACCCAGCCCTAAGCCCATAAGTCCACCTGGGCCAATCGAGTACAGCGATTGGATGATTTGAAAGCCACTTCCAAGGGGGTCTGACCAAGGATCAAGGAACGATGTAATACGCTTTATCCGATATGGAGCAGAGGCAATCAGTGCAACCAAACCAGCTAGTCCGACTACACCTAACCCGACAAAGTGGCTAACCTTTGCACCTGCCACATAAATCATAATCACGCACGTCCCAACCATGACTGCACCTGTTCCTAAATCAGGTTGCAACATAATCATACCAAATGCGAGAAGAACGAGTGACAATGACGGTAATAACCCTTTTTTAAACGAGGTGATTTTCTTTTGGTTTTCTGATAAGTATTTTGCTAAGAAAGCAATCATCGCTAATTTCATAAATTCAGAGGGCTGAATAGAAAATGCACCAACCCCTAACCAACTCCTCGCCCCCCCACGGACGAGACCTACACCTGGGATTAAAACGATGATTAGCAAAAGAAAACAAATCAGTAAAAGAACTTTTGCCCACGTTCGCCATGTCCAATAATCAATATTCATGACAAAGAACATCGCTAGCACGCCTAGTCCTGCAAAAAATAATTGCCGTTTCGCAAAGAAGAACGAATCATCGAAACGATAGGTCGCCCAAGCGGCACTTGCACTATACACCATGATCATTCCAACAGTTAGTAATGCTAAGGTCGTAATAATAAGTATCATATCCGGTGCTGTTTTGTTTTTAGGCACTATCGACACCTCATTCACACAATGAATTCAAGGTACAACCTCTATTACCTATACGTATGCACCGGATATGAAAACATGTCCCCTATTCCATAAGTTTACCGATGGCAGCGATAAACTTATCACCTCTTTCTTCAAATGTACGATATTGATCCCAGCTCGCACACGCAGGAGATAACAGAATAACATCTCCACGCTCAGAAAGGTTATACGCCTCTTGGACGGCTGTTTCTGCATTTTTAGTTTCTCTAATCCATTGAACACCAGCTACTTGTGCTGTTTTCACCAACTTCGATTTCGTCTCACCAAATGTGATCACAGCTTTCACCTTCTTTAGATAAGGCAATAAGTCATCAAAACCATTGCCACGGTCCAAACCACCTGCAAGTAAGACGATCGGTGCATCAAATGCTGTGAGTGCTTTTTGAGTCGCAAGACTATTTGTTGCTTTTGAATCATTAAAAAATTTCCTTCCGTTCTTTGTCCCCACATATTGAAGACGGTGTTTAACACCTGAGAAGGTTTTAAGAACTTCGGTGATTTGTTTTCGAGTTGCCCCCATTAATAAAGATGCGGCAACGGCCGCCAAGACATTTTCAAGATTATGTTTTCCTGGTAGGACAATATCCGCAACTGAAATGATTTCTTCTCCCTGGAAATAGACCACTTCATCTTTTATATAAGCACCATCAGAGACCTCTTTTGTTACTGAAAAAGGGATAAGTCTCGCCTTTGTTTGCGAGGCTAACGATACGACGTCACGATCTTCTGCATTTATGACGGCAAAGTCATCCTCTGTTAGGTTAGCAAAAATTTTCGCCTTTGCTTTTCCATATTCTTCTCTTGTGCCATGATAATCGAGGTGAGCATCAAATAAATTCAAAAACACACTCACCTTTGGATGAAACCGCTCTGTGCCCATTAACTGAAAGCTCGATACTTCAGTCACAATAATATTGTTTATCGTCGCTGTTTCTGCAACTTCACATGCAACTGTACCAATATTACCAGCGACTAAAGGTTCACGCCCACTACCTTTTAACATGTCAACAATGAGCGTCGTTGTCGTTGTTTTTCCATTTGAACCAGTAATAGCAATCATATCTGCCTCTGAAAGTAACGAGGCTAGCTCAATTTCTGTTACAACCGATATTCCTCTCTCGATCGCTGCTTTTACAATCGGATTTGAGTAAGGTACTCCAGGGTTTTTCACAATAAAGTCAACTGGCTCATCCAGTAATGAGACAGGATGAGCTCCACAGACGACATCGATTCCAATTTGTTCTAGCTGCTTGGCTTGCTCGTTCTCTTCTAACGGTTTAGCATCATTCACTATGATCGTTGCCCCTAATCGGTGCAACAGCTGACTGGCTGCAAAGCCACTCTTTGCGAGCCCTAACACAAGTACTCGTTTTCCACGAAATTGATTCATATCTTTCATCTACATCCACACCTCTAAGTAAATAGCTATAATCGCAAACAACATTCCAATGAGCCAAAAGGTGACTACGACTCGCCACTCTGACCATCCTGATAACTCATAATGGTGGTGCAGTGGACTCATCTTAAACACACGTTTCCCTCTTGTTTTAAATGAGATCACTTGAATAATGACCGATAACGTTTCAATGACAAATACGCCACCAATAATAATTAGTAAAATCTCCATTTTCGTAAGAATCGCAACGGCTGCAATCGCACCACCTAATGCTAACGAACCAGTATCACCCATAAACACTTTTGCAGGGTGAGCATTAAAAACAAGAAAACCGAGAACCGCCCCAACGACGGCTGCACAAAAGATCGCAACATCAATCATTGACGCATTCCAAGCGAGTACAGCAAACGCACCAAATGCTATGGCACCAGTACCAGCTAACAACCCATCTAACCCATCTGTTAAATTAACGGCATTCGATGCGCCTACGAGCATGATGATCACAAGCGGTAAATAGAACCAACCAATATCAATGGAAAGATTTGTAGTTGGTATGGTTAGATCTGTACTGTATCCTGCTTGGATTAAACCATAATAAAAAATAAGAGCAATAATCAGTTGACCAATCAGTTTTTGCTTCGACGTTAACCCTAAATTCCGTTTCATAACGACTTTGATAAAATCATCCAAAAACCCTAACAAACCGTAACCAAACGTAACAATTAAAAGCAACAGCAATTCGGTTGAGAAGCTTAAGAATTTGTTCGACATGATTAAAGTCGTTATGATAATTGAAATAATAATCATCACACCGCCCATTGTCGGCGTCCCACTCTTTTTTTGGTGTGATTTCGGCCCCTCCTCACGAATACTCTGACCAAATTTTAAACGCCTTAAAAACGGGATGAGTATGGGAGATAAAAGGACAGCAACAAGAAATGAAGCAAGCAATGTAAAAAATAAGACACGTTCTAACATATCGTTTTCCCCCTTCCCCTTAAGACGTCACTTTCTCAATGATGGTTTCTAATTGTAGTCCACGTGATGCTTTGAATAGAATCACTGTATTTTCATCTAACAAGCTTTCGATCATTGGTATCGCTTCTTCCTTTGTTTGATAAGAGTTTATATCCATTGTATGGCTGTTTTCTTTGCGTAATTCATCAGCAATCCATTGCCCTCTGTCTCCAATCGTAATGACAGCCGTAATCGGATCAGAAATCGAAGCAGCTACCGAACGATGCAGGTCTTCTTCATCATTTCCTAATTCGTACATATCTCCTAAGACAACGACTTTGTTCATATAATTATTAAGTGACTTAATCGTCTCAACAGCTGCGATCATCGACGTCGGGCTCGCATTGTAGGCATCATTGACGATTAACGCGTTACGCTTCCCTTTTAATGTTTGCAAGCGCATCGTCGTTATCGCTAGTTCCTCAAGTCCTGCTTGGATCGTCTGATCATCAATCGCTAGATCTCTAGCAAGCGCAATCGCAAATGTAGTATTTTTGACATTGTGCTTACCTAACAACGGCACCATAAATGAAGACGTTTCATTGGCTAGCTTGAATACGTAGCCCTTTTCATTACCATTGACTGACGTGATCCTAACATCATTACGCTCACCATACCCACAACAAACGGTTTTTGGAGTCAAATATGGAGTCAGTAATGGTTCATCACCATCAACGATCACCTTACCACCTGAATTTAATCCATCGACGATTTCCATCTTTGCTTTCGCTATTCCTTCTCTACTACCAAGCTGTTCAATATGAGACTCACCGATATTGGTCACAACGGCATAGTTTGGTTTGGCAAGTTTACTTAAAAATGAGATCTCACCAAAACCGCTCATACCCATCTCTAAAATAAGCAATTCTGTTTCTCGTGGCATATCCAAAATCGTTAATGGCAGTCCGATATGGTTATTAAAATTCCCTTCCGTTTTATGGGTTTGGTATGATTTTGACACAACGCTTTCGATGATATCTTTTGTCGTCGTTTTTCCGTTGCTCCCTGTCACACCCACAACGATTGGCTTTATATCTTGTACGTAGAGCTCTGCCAATTGCTGAAGTGCCTGTAGCGTATCTTTTACAAAATAGATATGCACATGAGATGGTAAATCGTCTGGGAGTGGATGCCCTTCCTGCCAAAGGGTTGCTGACGCGCCATTTTTGATCGCATCCTCTAAAAAGTCATGACCATCAAAACGTTCCCCGACGATTGGAACAAATAATCCATTCTCCAACGATACACGACTGTCAATGGTAACCTGATCATATCCAGTCCCATCATGATCATCTATGTGTTTTGTTTTAAGGCAAATTTGTTTGATCAGTGAACTAGTTACTTTCATATGTTTCCCCTCTCAATCACCGCTCTGGCCACTTCGCGATCATCAAAGTCATAGCTTTGGGTGCCAACAATTTGATAGGTTTCATGTCCTTTCCCGGCAATCACCACAACATCGTCTTTTCGTGCCTCGCGAGTGGCATATTCAATCGCTTTTTTTCGGTCCATTTCCACGAGATAATTTCTTCCAGTAACACCTGCTTCCATATCGGCTAAAATCGCCTTTGGATCTTCTGTTCGCGGATTATCAGACGTAAAGATGGCAACATCCGCCAAATCTACGGCGATTTCTGCCATTTTTGGACGCTTCGAGCGATCTCGATCACCACCACAGCCAACCACAACATAAACTCTACCTTTTGCAAATTCTTTCACCGTTGAAAGGACGTTTTCTAAACTATCAGCCGTATGGGCGTAGTCCACAATAACGGTATAGGACTGACCTGCATCAACGACTTCAAATCTTCCAGCAACACCTTCCACTTCCTCTAGGCTTGCTTTAATTTGTGATAAGCGAATCCCACTCGCCAAGCCAGCAGCAGTAGCTGCGAGTACGTTATAGACACTGAATGTACCAATTAATTTTAACTGGACTTGAACGGATTCACTAAATGCACTAATCGTAAAACGAGTACCATTTGCGGTCATCTTGATATCTGTGGCCATCACATCACTTTTCGTATCAAAACCATAGCTAATCACATGGGCAGCTGTCATTTTTTCGAGCTCTTTTGAGGCAGGGTCATCTTGATTTAAAACCGCTATTTTCTTTTGATCCCCAAACGTATTTCCTAGTTGAGCAAAAAGTAAGCCTTTAGCATGCAAGTACGCTTCCATCGTTCCATGATAATCGAGGTGATCGGGACTCAAGTTTGTAAAAATCGCTACATTAAAATCACAACCTCTAACTCTCCCTAAGTGAAGAGCATGTGAAGAAACTTCCATCACCGCAGTATCAACATTTTTGTCAACCATCTGACGAAATGTTTTCTGTAGAGGTAACGACTCAGGCGTAGTATTTACAGCTTCCGTCGTCTCTTCACCAATTTTCGTGTACATTGTACCGATTAAGCCTGTTCTTTGACCTGCATCACTGAAAATTTTCTCTATTAAATGGGTGATGGTCGTCTTCCCATTCGTTCCGGTCACGCCAATCAGGTTCAATTTCTTTGTCGGGTGGTCAAAAAACACATTAGCAATAATTGCCATCGAACGTTTTGTATCCTTAACCAGGATCACGGGTACCGAAGTTTCAACAGCTCTTTCGGCAAGAACCGCGACCGCCCCCGCATCAACTGCTTGAGAAACGAAGTCGTGCCCATCAACGGTATATCCATCGATACAAATAAACAAACTGCCTTCCGTTACCTCACGTGAATCCATTTCTATCGATGTTATGAGTGGATTATCGGAACCTATCTTTTCATAATGAACGAATGATTTTAGTAATTCATTTAATTCAACCATGTATATAACCTCACAATCTCAACTTGTAGAATCCTTTTTGCTAGAAGTACCTTAGACTAGATCAAGCTCACCCTACTACTGATTGTTCTCAATTAGAAAAAGATTCTTGATCTACCCTAACCAGTGAACATTCCACTAACCATTCGCTAGTCACACTAGTTTTATGTCGTATGCTTACATGTTTTTATCACTTTTATGTATATTAGGATTTAT
This window contains:
- the mraY gene encoding phospho-N-acetylmuramoyl-pentapeptide-transferase, producing the protein MLERVLFFTLLASFLVAVLLSPILIPFLRRLKFGQSIREEGPKSHQKKSGTPTMGGVMIIISIIITTLIMSNKFLSFSTELLLLLIVTFGYGLLGFLDDFIKVVMKRNLGLTSKQKLIGQLIIALIFYYGLIQAGYSTDLTIPTTNLSIDIGWFYLPLVIIMLVGASNAVNLTDGLDGLLAGTGAIAFGAFAVLAWNASMIDVAIFCAAVVGAVLGFLVFNAHPAKVFMGDTGSLALGGAIAAVAILTKMEILLIIIGGVFVIETLSVIIQVISFKTRGKRVFKMSPLHHHYELSGWSEWRVVVTFWLIGMLFAIIAIYLEVWM
- the spoVE gene encoding stage V sporulation protein E translates to MPKNKTAPDMILIITTLALLTVGMIMVYSASAAWATYRFDDSFFFAKRQLFFAGLGVLAMFFVMNIDYWTWRTWAKVLLLICFLLLIIVLIPGVGLVRGGARSWLGVGAFSIQPSEFMKLAMIAFLAKYLSENQKKITSFKKGLLPSLSLVLLAFGMIMLQPDLGTGAVMVGTCVIMIYVAGAKVSHFVGLGVVGLAGLVALIASAPYRIKRITSFLDPWSDPLGSGFQIIQSLYSIGPGGLMGLGLGESRQKYFYLPEPQTDFIFAILSEELGFIGGVFVIFLFGVLLWRGIRVALGAQDLYGSLLAVGIIGMIAIQVMINIGVVTGLMPVTGITLPFLSYGGSSLTLMLVAVGVLLNVSRYARY
- a CDS encoding UDP-N-acetylmuramoyl-tripeptide--D-alanyl-D-alanine ligase, translated to MKVTSSLIKQICLKTKHIDDHDGTGYDQVTIDSRVSLENGLFVPIVGERFDGHDFLEDAIKNGASATLWQEGHPLPDDLPSHVHIYFVKDTLQALQQLAELYVQDIKPIVVGVTGSNGKTTTKDIIESVVSKSYQTHKTEGNFNNHIGLPLTILDMPRETELLILEMGMSGFGEISFLSKLAKPNYAVVTNIGESHIEQLGSREGIAKAKMEIVDGLNSGGKVIVDGDEPLLTPYLTPKTVCCGYGERNDVRITSVNGNEKGYVFKLANETSSFMVPLLGKHNVKNTTFAIALARDLAIDDQTIQAGLEELAITTMRLQTLKGKRNALIVNDAYNASPTSMIAAVETIKSLNNYMNKVVVLGDMYELGNDEEDLHRSVAASISDPITAVITIGDRGQWIADELRKENSHTMDINSYQTKEEAIPMIESLLDENTVILFKASRGLQLETIIEKVTS
- a CDS encoding UDP-N-acetylmuramoyl-L-alanyl-D-glutamate--2,6-diaminopimelate ligase yields the protein MVELNELLKSFVHYEKIGSDNPLITSIEMDSREVTEGSLFICIDGYTVDGHDFVSQAVDAGAVAVLAERAVETSVPVILVKDTKRSMAIIANVFFDHPTKKLNLIGVTGTNGKTTITHLIEKIFSDAGQRTGLIGTMYTKIGEETTEAVNTTPESLPLQKTFRQMVDKNVDTAVMEVSSHALHLGRVRGCDFNVAIFTNLSPDHLDYHGTMEAYLHAKGLLFAQLGNTFGDQKKIAVLNQDDPASKELEKMTAAHVISYGFDTKSDVMATDIKMTANGTRFTISAFSESVQVQLKLIGTFSVYNVLAATAAGLASGIRLSQIKASLEEVEGVAGRFEVVDAGQSYTVIVDYAHTADSLENVLSTVKEFAKGRVYVVVGCGGDRDRSKRPKMAEIAVDLADVAIFTSDNPRTEDPKAILADMEAGVTGRNYLVEMDRKKAIEYATREARKDDVVVIAGKGHETYQIVGTQSYDFDDREVARAVIERGNI
- the murD gene encoding UDP-N-acetylmuramoyl-L-alanine--D-glutamate ligase, which codes for MKDMNQFRGKRVLVLGLAKSGFAASQLLHRLGATIIVNDAKPLEENEQAKQLEQIGIDVVCGAHPVSLLDEPVDFIVKNPGVPYSNPIVKAAIERGISVVTEIELASLLSEADMIAITGSNGKTTTTTLIVDMLKGSGREPLVAGNIGTVACEVAETATINNIIVTEVSSFQLMGTERFHPKVSVFLNLFDAHLDYHGTREEYGKAKAKIFANLTEDDFAVINAEDRDVVSLASQTKARLIPFSVTKEVSDGAYIKDEVVYFQGEEIISVADIVLPGKHNLENVLAAVAASLLMGATRKQITEVLKTFSGVKHRLQYVGTKNGRKFFNDSKATNSLATQKALTAFDAPIVLLAGGLDRGNGFDDLLPYLKKVKAVITFGETKSKLVKTAQVAGVQWIRETKNAETAVQEAYNLSERGDVILLSPACASWDQYRTFEERGDKFIAAIGKLME